Below is a window of Planctomycetes bacterium MalM25 DNA.
TCGTTCCCCGATCCCGAGACCGGCCGCCCCCTGGGGACGCTCGACCAGGTCCGCGCGGTCGAGGCCGACGGCGAGGGCGTGCGCGTCGAGATCGGCCTCACCAGCTGGGCCGCGCCCCTGCGCGACGAGACCCTCGCCGCGCTGCGCGACAAGCTGGTGAGCGAGTGCGGTCTCGACACAAGCCAATGCCACGTGGAGGCGACCACCCACGACCGCCCCGCTGAGAAGCTGGGGCAAATAGGTTTAACAGCGAAGAGCGTGATCGCCGTCGGCAGCGGCAAGGGGGGCGTTGGCAAGAGCACCATCGCGGCGTCGATCGCCATGGGCCTCCGCAACGCGGGCAGCAAGGTCGGCCTGATGGACGCGGACGTCTACGGACCGAGCGTGCCCCACCTGTTCGATATCCAAGAGAAGCCGACCGCCGTCGAGAAGCGGCTGCAACCGATCGAGAAGGACGGCCTCCGCTTCATGAGCATGGGGCTGCTGGTCCCCGCCGACCAAGCGGTCGTGTGGCGTGGCCCGATGCTGCACGGCGCCGTCACGCAGATGCTGCGCGACACCGACTGGGGCGACCTCGACTACCTCATCATCGACATGCCGCCGGGCACGGGCGACATCGCGCTGACGCTATCACAGCTGCTGCCGCTCACCGGCTCGGTCGTCGTCTGCACGCCTCAGGACGTCGCGCTCATCGACGCGGTCAAGGCGATCGCCATGTTCCGCAAGGTGAAGATCCCGGTTCTGGGAGTCGTCGAGAACATGAGCTACTTCCTCTGCCCGGACAACGGCGTGCGTTACGACATCTTCGGCAACGGGGGCGCCAAGGCGAAGGCGCAGGAGATGGGCGTGCCCTTCCTCGGCGAAGCGCCAATCAACATCGACCTCCGCCGCCGCGGCGACGACGGCCGCATGGCGACCGCCTACGACGACCCGGCGATCGCCGACCACCTGTGGGAGATCACCCGGGGCGTGGTGCGGCAGACGATCGCCGCGCGGGGCGGCAAGCCGACGACGCCCTCGCTGCCGGTGCTCTGAGCCCCGCGCGGGAGGGCCCGCCCAAAGCCTATTTTTTCAGGGCTTTCGGGCCGCTAGCATAAAAAAGCCGTGCGATCCCGAGGGATCGCACGGCTTTTCGTCATGATCGTTGTGAAGGTTGGGGCTCAGCGCTTCTTCTTGCGACGAACCTTCTTCTTGGCCTTCTTCTTGGCCGCCTTCTTCTTCACCTTCTTCTTGGCGACTTTCTTCTTCGCCTTCTTCTTGGTGGTCTTCTTCTTTTTGGCGGTCTTCTTCTTGGCCTTCTTTTTGGCCTTCTTCTTCTTGGTGGTCTTCTTCTTCGCGGCCTTCTTCTTCACCTTCTTCTTCTTGGTGGTCTTCTTCTTGGCCGCCTTCTTCTTGACCTTGCGCTTCACTTTCTTCTTGGCCACCTTCTTCTTGGCCACCTTCTTCTTCTTCTTTTTCGCCACGTTCTTCCTCCTCAAAACGAGTCGCGGTGATCGAGCGGCTGCGCAGACAAGGTTTGGGCAGCTCTCATCACCCGCATTGAAACGAGCCGCTCTTCCGCAGCGACTCTACGCAACCGACTGAGCCTGCGATCACAACGCCGTCCGGTTGGCTTCGTCGCGATGGATGACGACAACGCAGAACGTTGAGACCCTCCATGCGACTCAGCAAACCGGGCAAGTCACTGCGTTCGCGTTGACCTTATCGGCTGCACCTGCGTTGCTACTGTAAGCATTACTCCAAGCGCCGCAACACGTTTTTCGAAAAACCTAGCGCGAATCTTCCGCGCTCATCGCTTCTATGCGCGCTCAACAACGTTGCTCGAGCGCTCGAAGCGCGTCACCAACCGCCGCGCGACGCGCGGTACTGTTGCAACGTCTCGTAGCTTTGGTAAGCGAGCATGCCGAAGAGCGCCGCGTTCCATAACGAACGCGTGATCACGAAGAGAACAACACCAACCAACGCGGCGCAAAGCATTGAAACCCATAAAGATACGCGGATTCCGGTCGCGGGCGGCATCAGCACCGTGAACAGCTCACGCGCGACGCGACCACCATCGAGCGGCCAGATCGGAGCCAAGTTGATGACGCCCCACGCGATGTTGATCAGCAGCAGAGCGTTCAAGAAGAACGCACCAAGCCGCGCGTTCGGGGGTCCAACGAACTCGAGCGCTGCCCAAACCATGCCCGCTAAAAAAAATCCGGCAAATGGTCCCGCTAAAGAGATCAAAACCTGCCGCCACCACCCGTCATGCACTCCCGGCG
It encodes the following:
- the ylxH gene encoding Flagellum site-determining protein YlxH, whose translation is MADPQQARSVVESFPDPETGRPLGTLDQVRAVEADGEGVRVEIGLTSWAAPLRDETLAALRDKLVSECGLDTSQCHVEATTHDRPAEKLGQIGLTAKSVIAVGSGKGGVGKSTIAASIAMGLRNAGSKVGLMDADVYGPSVPHLFDIQEKPTAVEKRLQPIEKDGLRFMSMGLLVPADQAVVWRGPMLHGAVTQMLRDTDWGDLDYLIIDMPPGTGDIALTLSQLLPLTGSVVVCTPQDVALIDAVKAIAMFRKVKIPVLGVVENMSYFLCPDNGVRYDIFGNGGAKAKAQEMGVPFLGEAPINIDLRRRGDDGRMATAYDDPAIADHLWEITRGVVRQTIAARGGKPTTPSLPVL
- the spoIVFB gene encoding Stage IV sporulation protein FB — encoded protein: MLFASSAPSPYDLSFQLFGIPVRITPFFWVVALFLASQYPLDGAVVFVAAVLVSIVVHELGHAFVQRAFGGRPSITLYAFGGLASAPGVHDGWWRQVLISLAGPFAGFFLAGMVWAALEFVGPPNARLGAFFLNALLLINIAWGVINLAPIWPLDGGRVARELFTVLMPPATGIRVSLWVSMLCAALVGVVLFVITRSLWNAALFGMLAYQSYETLQQYRASRGGW